A window from Mogibacterium neglectum encodes these proteins:
- a CDS encoding ATP-binding protein, which yields MNIQEAKNQVKYAVISYLSKDEFGEYKIQVERQRPIFLVGPPGVGKTEIMSQVAEEMDIALVSYSMTHHTRQSAIGLPFISEHQYCGESYRTTEYTMSEIIASVYDKMEETGKREGMLFLDEINCVSETLAPAMLQFLQMKIFGRHRLPEGWVVITAGNPLEYNNSAREFDLATLDRLKRIDVEPELGPWLVYARSNAVHAAVLNYLSIKKDDFYSVRLTVDGKLFVTARGWVDLSEMIYLYEQNDIEVNLELVSQYIQDERIARDFTSYYDLFYRYRREYDIAGILAGTVGEQAIEKLLNAPFDERITVVRLINDALSSEFRREFVKSKVIDEVMKRIKLQKDEFLGAKLDKAAHILKSISSDMEDDLRERKKAHSISRMNERVVRKSIQTIRDIMHNVMGGIGEPSSIITGEMSKLNDERNNLIKSIQHQLKNSFSFIEKSFEGDNEMMIFVRTLSEDKYSAGFLANHGSEEYSRWSKGLIMSDREQELTTEIEELKQ from the coding sequence TTGAATATTCAAGAAGCAAAGAATCAGGTGAAATATGCAGTTATTTCTTACCTGTCAAAGGATGAATTTGGAGAATATAAGATTCAGGTAGAGAGGCAGAGACCTATATTCCTCGTAGGACCACCAGGAGTTGGGAAGACGGAGATTATGTCTCAGGTTGCAGAGGAGATGGATATCGCCCTAGTGTCGTATTCAATGACACACCACACTAGGCAGAGTGCGATAGGGTTGCCTTTTATTTCTGAACATCAATACTGCGGGGAGAGTTATAGGACTACCGAGTACACGATGAGTGAAATAATTGCTAGCGTGTATGACAAGATGGAAGAAACTGGCAAGAGAGAGGGGATGCTTTTCCTAGATGAAATCAACTGTGTATCTGAAACCCTTGCGCCTGCAATGCTGCAGTTTCTTCAGATGAAGATATTCGGCCGCCATAGACTGCCTGAAGGTTGGGTCGTGATCACAGCAGGAAATCCTCTGGAGTACAATAACTCGGCAAGGGAGTTTGACCTTGCGACGCTCGATAGACTTAAGAGAATTGACGTTGAGCCAGAACTTGGGCCATGGCTCGTATATGCTAGAAGTAATGCAGTTCATGCTGCAGTGTTAAATTACTTGAGCATCAAAAAAGACGACTTCTATAGTGTGAGATTAACAGTTGATGGCAAGCTGTTTGTCACAGCTAGAGGATGGGTTGACCTGTCTGAGATGATTTACTTATATGAACAAAATGATATTGAAGTTAATCTTGAGCTAGTGAGCCAGTATATTCAGGATGAGAGAATCGCACGTGATTTTACTTCATACTATGATTTGTTCTATCGCTACAGGAGAGAATACGATATTGCTGGTATTCTAGCGGGTACAGTTGGTGAGCAAGCTATAGAAAAGTTATTAAATGCGCCTTTTGATGAACGTATAACTGTTGTTAGGTTGATCAACGATGCTCTTAGTTCAGAATTTAGACGTGAGTTTGTGAAATCAAAAGTTATAGATGAGGTAATGAAGCGCATAAAGTTGCAAAAGGATGAATTTCTCGGTGCAAAGCTTGATAAAGCAGCCCATATTTTAAAGTCAATCTCGTCCGATATGGAAGACGATCTTCGTGAACGTAAGAAGGCACATTCAATATCTAGGATGAATGAGAGAGTAGTTAGGAAGTCTATTCAGACAATTAGGGATATCATGCACAACGTTATGGGAGGTATCGGGGAGCCTTCATCGATTATCACTGGAGAAATGAGTAAGCTTAATGATGAGCGAAATAACCTCATAAAATCTATACAACATCAACTTAAGAATTCTTTTTCTTTTATAGAGAAGAGTTTTGAAGGTGATAATGAGATGATGATATTTGTAAGAACTCTATCGGAGGATAAATACAGTGCTGGGTTTCTCGCAAATCATGGAAGTGAGGAATACTCTCGTTGGAGCAAAGGTCTCATTATGAGTGACAGGGAGCAGGAGCTTACCACCGAGATTGAAGAACTTAAGCAGTAA
- a CDS encoding VWA-like domain-containing protein, protein MVSNSFNNEHKDIEFNKDGILAEKIIAAAQDKIVASMRFMDSAVFALKTACAHDKHGVFMIDGTTLYYSTDAVFDRMKRGLSSFTHDYMHVLLHCIFKHYYITKKVNRLYWDMASDIAVEEMIESLGAYCFNTPESSERRDEIKKIRAKRGRLSVDRLYKSFVTDPPIEAEVSIMRELFTVDDHSLWYRADDGVNYSESMSEIDEDGKQDDSRPQDYDENKQEIPDDNTITKFDVSSIEKSDGNEECDGASLFSDQDWDKIREMVKTALEMDDNSFGDTGGTMQRELQYAEENRIDYSTFLRKFAANHETLKVDDESFDYIMYTYGLNRYRDMPLIEPLEYKDEKHIRDLVIAIDTSGSTDGELVKKFIDKSFEILSNNDVLGAKFNIHVVQCDAEIQDDTVLKNREDADVFLKNLEIKGFGGTDFRPVFHYINELIRRKELRNLRGLLYFTDGKGIYPKRKPVYDTAFIFVDDDACDDDVPTWAMKVYFDE, encoded by the coding sequence ATGGTGTCAAATAGCTTTAATAATGAACATAAAGATATAGAATTTAATAAAGATGGAATTTTAGCAGAGAAGATAATTGCCGCAGCGCAGGACAAGATTGTCGCAAGTATGCGGTTTATGGACTCTGCTGTTTTTGCGCTTAAAACAGCTTGTGCGCATGACAAACATGGCGTTTTTATGATTGATGGGACAACGCTCTACTACAGCACTGATGCAGTCTTTGATAGAATGAAACGCGGTCTTTCCTCATTTACACATGATTACATGCATGTACTGCTCCATTGCATTTTTAAGCATTACTATATTACGAAAAAAGTGAATAGGCTGTACTGGGATATGGCGTCTGATATAGCTGTTGAAGAAATGATAGAGTCGCTTGGAGCCTACTGTTTCAATACACCTGAGAGTAGTGAAAGGCGCGATGAAATAAAAAAAATTAGGGCTAAGCGAGGAAGGCTTTCAGTAGATCGGCTATATAAGTCTTTTGTGACTGATCCACCGATTGAAGCTGAAGTGAGTATAATGCGAGAACTATTCACTGTAGATGATCATTCGCTATGGTATAGAGCTGATGATGGTGTTAATTACTCTGAGTCTATGTCAGAAATAGATGAAGATGGAAAGCAAGATGATTCTCGTCCGCAGGATTATGACGAGAATAAGCAGGAAATACCTGATGATAATACTATCACTAAATTTGATGTATCGAGCATAGAGAAGTCAGACGGTAATGAAGAATGCGATGGTGCATCGCTTTTTTCTGATCAGGACTGGGATAAGATACGTGAGATGGTAAAAACCGCACTCGAAATGGATGATAATAGTTTCGGTGATACCGGTGGAACGATGCAGCGGGAGCTGCAGTATGCTGAGGAGAATCGAATAGATTACAGCACATTTCTTAGGAAATTCGCCGCAAATCATGAGACACTTAAGGTCGATGATGAGTCATTCGACTATATCATGTATACATACGGTCTAAACAGATATAGAGATATGCCACTCATCGAGCCACTTGAGTACAAAGATGAGAAGCATATTCGTGATCTCGTTATCGCAATCGATACCTCCGGCTCAACCGACGGTGAGCTGGTGAAGAAGTTCATTGACAAAAGTTTTGAAATTCTCAGCAACAACGATGTTCTAGGAGCTAAATTTAATATTCATGTGGTACAATGTGATGCAGAGATTCAGGATGACACAGTGCTTAAAAACAGGGAAGATGCAGATGTGTTTCTGAAGAATTTAGAAATTAAGGGATTTGGCGGAACTGATTTTCGCCCAGTGTTCCATTATATAAATGAACTCATACGAAGGAAAGAACTAAGAAATCTAAGAGGTTTATTATATTTTACTGATGGAAAGGGTATTTACCCGAAACGAAAACCGGTATATGATACGGCATTTATATTCGTAGATGATGACGCATGTGACGATGATGTTCCGACATGGGCAATGAAGGTGTATTTTGACGAGTGA
- a CDS encoding bifunctional riboflavin kinase/FAD synthetase, whose amino-acid sequence MKVYRSLPDINTDFETSVALGNFDGVHIGHQKILKSAVQMATKLGGKPACFTFSNHPRELFGGKSDRGILFITNDDEKLQLFEEAGIEVVFDVPFDEVTMNMLPEIFIKDILCDKLKVKGVSCGFNYRFGTRASGDDKLLIELGSRYGYETSVIQPVKVGSEIVSSTAIRKYIETGDIIKANEYLGRPFSIDGTVGRGNHIGSKIGFPTANIELSFTKVSPMNGVYFTRTLVNGSTYNSVSNVGNKPTIGNYNKSIETHIFGINEELYGGYIKIEFLKLHRPEFKFESLELLTEHIADDIESARRFHGVK is encoded by the coding sequence ATGAAGGTGTACAGGTCACTTCCAGATATCAATACAGATTTTGAAACCTCGGTTGCACTGGGGAATTTTGATGGTGTTCATATCGGACATCAGAAGATTTTAAAATCTGCTGTTCAGATGGCAACAAAGCTTGGGGGAAAGCCAGCTTGTTTTACGTTTTCGAATCATCCGCGTGAGCTATTTGGGGGTAAATCCGATCGTGGTATTCTTTTTATCACAAACGATGATGAGAAATTGCAGCTTTTCGAAGAAGCAGGTATTGAAGTGGTATTCGATGTACCTTTTGATGAAGTTACGATGAATATGTTGCCAGAGATATTCATTAAAGATATTCTATGTGATAAGCTAAAGGTCAAGGGCGTATCTTGTGGTTTTAATTATCGATTTGGCACAAGGGCTAGTGGTGATGACAAGCTTCTTATTGAACTTGGCAGTAGATACGGATATGAGACTAGTGTTATTCAGCCGGTAAAAGTCGGTTCTGAAATAGTTAGTTCAACAGCTATACGAAAATATATTGAAACTGGGGATATTATAAAGGCTAATGAATATCTAGGTAGACCATTTAGTATAGATGGTACTGTAGGTCGTGGAAATCATATCGGTTCAAAGATAGGTTTTCCGACGGCTAATATTGAACTTAGCTTTACCAAGGTATCGCCTATGAATGGAGTGTATTTTACACGCACTTTAGTGAATGGTTCTACTTATAATAGCGTTTCTAATGTCGGTAATAAACCGACTATAGGTAATTATAATAAATCTATTGAGACGCACATATTCGGTATAAATGAGGAGCTATACGGAGGATACATTAAAATTGAATTTCTCAAGCTCCATAGACCAGAGTTTAAATTTGAAAGTTTAGAGCTACTCACTGAACACATTGCTGATGATATAGAATCAGCGAGGAGATTTCATGGTGTCAAATAG
- the truB gene encoding tRNA pseudouridine(55) synthase TruB, which translates to MKNSGVININKPEGYTSHDVVARLRRKLGIKRVGHTGTLDPMATGVLPVCFGKDTRLIEYYDHDWKTYEAELELGKVTDTMDITGEVLEECEVINITAEDIESLASRYRGTITQIPPKYSALKVNGRPLYKYAREGQEIDIESKKREVDIRHFEFISIDISLKKVSFTVTCSKGTYIRSICSEIGDLLGVGATMTKLKRTKNGVFSVKSAYDLENVLEMSEAELDSIILSGESTIVNLRKLVLRSGSESFYLNGRIIERKYYMTDEDDCGIKSYKSKLANKELFDITEDELNYFGDIYRLYSEDGEFLGTCRLNNDGNLKPEKVMGSRN; encoded by the coding sequence ATGAAAAATAGTGGTGTTATAAACATTAATAAACCTGAGGGGTATACGTCTCACGATGTAGTAGCTAGGCTCAGGCGTAAGCTCGGAATAAAGCGAGTTGGGCACACAGGGACTCTCGATCCGATGGCGACGGGAGTTCTTCCTGTTTGTTTCGGTAAGGACACAAGACTGATTGAGTATTACGATCACGATTGGAAGACGTATGAAGCGGAACTTGAACTCGGAAAGGTCACAGACACGATGGATATTACCGGCGAAGTCCTTGAAGAGTGCGAAGTAATAAATATTACAGCAGAAGATATCGAGTCGCTTGCTAGCAGGTATAGAGGGACGATTACGCAGATACCACCCAAATACTCGGCACTCAAGGTTAATGGACGTCCACTGTATAAGTATGCTCGTGAAGGGCAGGAAATTGATATTGAATCGAAAAAGCGTGAGGTAGACATAAGACATTTTGAATTTATATCTATCGACATTTCATTAAAAAAAGTATCGTTTACCGTAACTTGCTCTAAGGGCACCTATATTAGGAGCATTTGCTCAGAGATTGGAGATCTTCTGGGAGTAGGTGCAACTATGACTAAACTTAAGAGAACAAAAAACGGAGTTTTCAGCGTAAAATCCGCATATGACCTTGAAAATGTGCTCGAGATGAGCGAAGCAGAACTAGATTCGATTATTCTTAGCGGAGAATCTACTATTGTAAATCTCAGAAAGCTTGTGCTTAGAAGTGGTAGTGAATCATTTTATCTTAATGGAAGAATAATAGAACGCAAGTACTATATGACTGATGAGGATGATTGCGGTATTAAATCGTACAAAAGTAAATTAGCTAACAAGGAGCTTTTTGATATTACAGAGGATGAACTAAACTACTTCGGCGATATATATAGACTATACAGTGAAGATGGAGAATTCCTCGGAACTTGCCGCTTGAATAATGACGGCAACTTGAAACCAGAGAAAGTAATGGGTAGTAGAAATTAA
- a CDS encoding DHH family phosphoesterase, with the protein MTDNIYKKIALKLHNYSKILIFPHVNMDGDCLGSSAALCHVLRGFGKEAYVLADDVTPHNLDFLESGVVTRDYDVFDEYDLAVLVDCGSRSRIGERASVFDRARERAVIDHHGVMENDAEFNFGIIESSSAATAELVYLIASEMGAEFTLPIAECIFAAINTDTGSFQHSNTTARTHKIASEIYGIPGFDGNRIVQLIYNRKSLGAIQLEGRIVSEMEVCCGGKVVLSAVTQAHLAETGTLMNESDGIIQKLMSIDGVEIGCILKEIDDKTARVSLRAKSYANVARVAQKYGGGGHMRAAGLTFEGTIGEAKAEIAKALEAELVRSNDEK; encoded by the coding sequence ATGACGGATAATATTTATAAGAAAATTGCTTTAAAGCTTCATAATTACAGCAAGATTTTAATCTTTCCTCATGTAAATATGGATGGAGATTGCCTTGGTTCCTCAGCTGCGTTATGCCACGTGCTTCGCGGCTTTGGTAAAGAGGCGTATGTCCTTGCCGATGATGTGACTCCCCACAATTTAGATTTTCTAGAGAGCGGTGTAGTTACTAGAGATTACGATGTGTTTGATGAATATGACCTTGCGGTTCTTGTGGACTGCGGCAGCAGAAGCAGAATAGGTGAAAGAGCCTCTGTTTTTGACAGAGCTAGAGAAAGAGCTGTAATAGATCACCATGGAGTGATGGAAAATGATGCGGAATTCAACTTTGGAATCATCGAGTCTAGCTCTGCTGCAACCGCTGAACTTGTCTATCTGATTGCGAGTGAGATGGGTGCAGAGTTTACTCTACCTATTGCAGAATGTATATTTGCTGCTATAAATACGGATACTGGTAGTTTCCAGCATTCAAATACCACTGCTAGAACCCACAAAATCGCAAGTGAGATATACGGAATTCCTGGCTTTGATGGTAATAGGATTGTGCAGCTTATATATAATAGAAAGTCGCTAGGTGCAATACAGCTTGAGGGTCGTATTGTCTCTGAAATGGAAGTATGTTGCGGTGGTAAGGTTGTGTTGAGCGCTGTAACTCAGGCTCACCTGGCTGAAACTGGCACTTTAATGAATGAATCAGATGGAATAATCCAGAAACTAATGAGTATCGACGGTGTTGAAATAGGCTGCATTCTAAAAGAAATCGACGATAAGACTGCTAGAGTAAGTCTGAGGGCAAAATCATATGCGAATGTGGCGCGTGTTGCCCAGAAATACGGTGGAGGCGGACATATGCGTGCAGCTGGTCTAACTTTTGAAGGAACTATAGGCGAAGCAAAGGCTGAGATTGCGAAAGCTCTCGAAGCTGAACTTGTTAGGTCGAATGATGAAAAATAG
- the rbfA gene encoding 30S ribosome-binding factor RbfA produces the protein MGKNYRQGRLGEEIKKSISGYLLNGIKDPRLSTRIITISAVEVSSDGSYATVFFTPLTLSGEDSNEVSKEVLNAFNNAKGLFRTKISHDIKLRHTPELNFKLDSSMKYGRHIDGIIDEINKLER, from the coding sequence ATGGGAAAGAATTATAGACAAGGGAGACTGGGTGAGGAAATTAAGAAGAGTATCTCAGGATATCTTCTTAATGGCATCAAGGATCCTAGACTCTCTACTAGGATAATAACCATATCAGCTGTTGAGGTGTCGAGTGATGGTAGCTATGCGACCGTATTCTTTACACCTCTAACGTTGAGCGGAGAAGATAGTAACGAGGTTAGTAAAGAGGTTCTAAACGCATTCAATAACGCAAAGGGACTATTTAGAACTAAAATATCTCACGACATAAAGCTTAGACATACTCCAGAACTTAATTTTAAGCTAGACTCATCCATGAAATACGGCAGGCATATCGATGGGATTATCGATGAGATAAATAAGCTGGAAAGATAG
- the infB gene encoding translation initiation factor IF-2 gives MTKKVNELMAELGVSYQDIKKAADTMGIEVKSERTNLDQKDADRLNDTISKLKGLDSKSDKNTKKPKIKAVPIISKDFAHKPKAPAGKPLPRKAESVDAEAAEAKANLEVKKPVDTDVKTKVKTETTEHKAKSTKKKTATKDAATDEVKETKAGKKEKVIELKGKTAKNDEKPEKGKEASKESEKKVEKKEETYENAPNKPMRFKKIFDASSAPKEKLKHARKKSSDKDGRKDGKKDDRGGRKNDKRDGQNSRNNDSKQSRSSSRTQGTVVVNTPMTDKPQSKGKSKKFFDKDKDRDKFKHEKRSEGKNSKSRFFDERNLEKQVKHRKKKTPKVTEPEIEIEELLPEGAVAVTVPITVAGLAEQAEISVSKIIMSLMKLGIMATVNQTLDKDTVEMLGEDLGMQVVVTEEKEEVFEEGLDLREDKENELKPRAPIITVMGHVDHGKTSLLDAIRNTNVTAGESGGITQHIGASEVKINGKKIVFLDTPGHEAFTTMRARGAQVTDIAVLVVAADDSVKPQTIESISHAKAANVPMIVAINKIDKPGANIDRVKKDLADHGVLVEDWGGDVISVPVSAKQGEGITDLLEMILLQAEVLELRANPDRLAMGTVIEARLDKSKGPIATLLVTNGTLKAGQSVVAGTTSGKIRVMTNFKGEAIRKALPATPVEILGLSDVPMAGDSFNAVKDDKVAREIAESRQEKMREDVLAKNASTTLEKLFSQIQEGETKELNLIIKGDVQGSVGAIISSLEKLDTDDVRVNLIHSGVGTVTESDVMLAETSGAIIIGFNVRPTTAVQSRADDAEIEIRTYRVIYDIIDDVQNAMKGMLDPEYKEEILGKAEIRETFKVPNIGIIGGAYIVEGKVKRNAQIRLVRDGIVIHEGMISSLRRFKDDAKEVAQGYECGIGIEAYNDIKPMDIIECFHMVEIER, from the coding sequence ATGACGAAAAAGGTAAATGAGCTGATGGCAGAGCTCGGTGTGTCATATCAGGATATTAAGAAAGCAGCTGATACGATGGGCATCGAGGTTAAGTCAGAACGCACGAATCTTGATCAGAAGGACGCTGATAGATTGAATGACACGATTAGCAAACTGAAGGGATTGGATTCAAAATCCGATAAGAATACTAAGAAGCCTAAGATTAAGGCTGTTCCAATTATTAGTAAGGATTTTGCACATAAACCTAAGGCACCAGCAGGAAAGCCACTGCCTCGTAAGGCAGAATCTGTAGATGCTGAGGCTGCTGAAGCGAAGGCCAATCTAGAAGTAAAGAAGCCGGTAGATACAGATGTAAAAACTAAGGTTAAGACAGAAACTACAGAACATAAGGCGAAGTCCACTAAAAAGAAAACTGCTACTAAGGATGCAGCTACTGATGAAGTTAAAGAGACTAAGGCAGGTAAGAAAGAAAAGGTAATAGAGCTTAAAGGAAAAACTGCTAAAAATGATGAAAAGCCTGAGAAAGGCAAAGAGGCATCGAAGGAATCAGAGAAGAAGGTAGAAAAGAAAGAGGAGACATATGAAAATGCTCCTAACAAGCCGATGCGCTTCAAGAAGATTTTTGATGCTTCATCTGCCCCAAAGGAAAAGCTAAAACATGCTCGCAAGAAGTCTTCTGATAAAGACGGTCGTAAGGACGGAAAGAAGGATGACCGTGGTGGCAGAAAGAATGATAAGAGGGATGGACAGAACAGTAGAAATAATGATTCTAAGCAAAGCAGAAGTTCATCGAGAACTCAGGGAACGGTTGTGGTAAATACTCCTATGACTGATAAGCCGCAGTCAAAGGGGAAGAGCAAGAAGTTTTTTGACAAGGATAAAGATAGAGATAAGTTCAAACACGAGAAGCGCAGCGAGGGGAAAAATAGCAAGTCGCGTTTCTTTGATGAGAGAAACCTTGAAAAGCAGGTTAAACACAGAAAGAAAAAGACTCCTAAGGTTACTGAGCCTGAAATCGAAATTGAAGAGCTACTACCAGAAGGTGCAGTGGCTGTAACTGTTCCAATCACAGTTGCCGGTCTAGCTGAACAGGCAGAGATTTCCGTTAGCAAAATTATCATGTCGCTAATGAAGCTTGGGATAATGGCTACAGTAAACCAGACGCTTGATAAAGATACTGTTGAGATGCTTGGTGAAGATCTCGGTATGCAAGTTGTAGTAACTGAAGAGAAAGAAGAGGTTTTTGAAGAAGGCTTGGATCTACGCGAGGATAAGGAAAATGAGCTGAAGCCTCGTGCACCAATCATCACTGTAATGGGTCACGTTGACCACGGTAAGACTTCATTACTCGATGCTATTAGAAATACTAACGTAACTGCTGGTGAATCTGGTGGTATCACGCAGCATATCGGTGCTTCTGAGGTCAAGATTAACGGTAAAAAGATAGTGTTCCTCGATACACCAGGTCACGAAGCGTTTACTACAATGCGTGCTCGTGGTGCTCAGGTAACGGATATCGCTGTACTAGTAGTTGCAGCAGATGATAGCGTTAAGCCACAGACAATAGAATCTATTAGCCACGCAAAGGCCGCAAATGTACCTATGATTGTTGCTATAAATAAGATCGATAAACCAGGTGCAAATATTGACAGAGTTAAAAAAGACCTTGCAGACCATGGAGTACTAGTTGAGGATTGGGGCGGAGACGTAATAAGCGTTCCTGTATCCGCAAAGCAGGGTGAGGGAATTACGGACCTCTTAGAAATGATTCTATTACAGGCAGAAGTTCTCGAGCTTCGTGCAAATCCTGATAGGCTTGCTATGGGAACTGTGATTGAAGCAAGACTCGACAAGAGCAAAGGTCCGATTGCTACACTACTTGTTACAAATGGAACTCTCAAAGCTGGACAGAGTGTCGTTGCTGGTACAACATCTGGTAAAATTAGAGTTATGACTAATTTTAAGGGAGAAGCAATCAGAAAGGCTCTTCCTGCGACACCAGTTGAAATCCTTGGACTTTCTGATGTTCCTATGGCAGGTGATTCGTTCAATGCTGTTAAGGATGACAAGGTGGCTAGGGAGATTGCAGAGAGCAGACAGGAAAAGATGAGAGAAGACGTACTTGCAAAAAATGCAAGCACTACACTCGAAAAGTTATTCTCACAGATTCAGGAAGGCGAGACAAAGGAACTGAACCTCATCATAAAAGGAGATGTACAAGGTTCTGTTGGTGCAATAATTTCGTCGCTTGAGAAATTAGATACTGATGATGTGCGAGTAAACTTAATTCACTCAGGAGTAGGTACAGTTACAGAGTCTGATGTAATGCTGGCTGAAACGTCAGGAGCTATTATAATTGGATTTAATGTAAGGCCAACTACTGCGGTTCAGTCGAGAGCGGATGATGCCGAGATTGAGATCAGAACGTACCGCGTAATATATGACATCATCGATGATGTACAGAACGCTATGAAGGGCATGCTCGATCCTGAGTATAAAGAAGAAATCCTCGGTAAAGCTGAGATAAGAGAGACGTTTAAGGTTCCTAATATTGGAATCATTGGCGGTGCCTACATCGTTGAGGGTAAGGTTAAGAGAAATGCGCAGATCCGCCTCGTAAGAGATGGTATCGTAATTCACGAAGGTATGATTTCCTCACTACGTAGATTTAAGGACGATGCTAAGGAAGTAGCCCAGGGCTATGAGTGTGGTATCGGAATCGAAGCATACAATGATATCAAGCCTATGGATATTATCGAGTGCTTCCATATGGTGGAAATAGAGAGGTAA
- a CDS encoding YlxR family protein produces the protein MALNENREPMRRCIGCRISHPKGEMFRFTCRSMQIYEDITGNGEGRGVYLCKSEPCIESARKNRSFNRAYKRAIDEKSLGELLGKMLEKTRR, from the coding sequence ATGGCTCTTAATGAGAATAGAGAGCCAATGCGAAGATGCATTGGATGTAGAATTTCACATCCAAAGGGAGAAATGTTTAGGTTCACATGCCGCAGCATGCAAATTTATGAAGATATAACGGGAAATGGCGAAGGCAGAGGCGTGTACTTATGTAAAAGTGAGCCTTGTATAGAGTCTGCCCGTAAGAATAGATCATTTAACAGAGCTTACAAGAGAGCGATTGATGAAAAGAGCTTGGGTGAGCTACTAGGCAAGATGCTGGAGAAAACAAGGAGGTAG
- the nusA gene encoding transcription termination factor NusA, producing MNKDFLDALTELEREKNISKEDIITAIEDAVELAYKKNYGNYPNVRVLVDREDGEVLVLMSKEVVSEVEDDMMEVSLEEARSYDERYEVGDVIEYQVDPKDFGRIAAQTAKQVVVQRIREAERRNSYDEFVNKQGEIVTAKIERINNGTMFLSVGNSEGILPLSEQVKTESFNVGDRIKVYVIDVKKATKGPQIFLSRSHPGLVRRLFELEVPEIADGTVEIKGIAREAGSRTKIAVYSHDDNVDPVGACVGNRGIRVQNIVDELFGEKIDIIVWDEDPAVLISNVLKPAEVEGVYINYVSEKEKMATAVVPEQQLSLAIGREGQNVRLAARVSGWKIDIKSKSQLEDSGFDFDEYEDQDEPRVEVLIDEGVPAEALLEQEDNEVDNEIEEEA from the coding sequence ATGAATAAAGATTTTTTGGATGCTCTCACTGAACTAGAGCGTGAGAAAAATATTTCAAAAGAAGACATTATCACTGCGATTGAAGATGCGGTAGAACTTGCTTATAAGAAAAACTACGGTAACTATCCAAATGTAAGAGTTTTGGTTGATCGTGAGGATGGTGAAGTACTTGTTCTAATGAGCAAGGAAGTTGTTTCAGAAGTTGAAGACGATATGATGGAAGTTTCTCTTGAAGAGGCTAGATCGTATGACGAAAGATACGAGGTTGGCGATGTCATCGAATACCAGGTTGACCCAAAAGACTTCGGTCGTATAGCTGCCCAGACTGCAAAGCAGGTAGTAGTGCAGAGAATCAGAGAGGCGGAGAGACGCAACTCTTATGATGAGTTCGTTAATAAACAAGGAGAGATTGTTACTGCTAAGATTGAAAGAATCAACAATGGGACGATGTTCCTTTCGGTTGGTAACTCTGAGGGGATATTGCCACTATCTGAGCAGGTTAAAACTGAGTCTTTCAACGTAGGTGACAGAATAAAGGTTTATGTTATCGATGTTAAGAAGGCTACAAAAGGACCTCAGATATTTCTATCGAGATCTCATCCAGGTTTAGTAAGAAGATTGTTTGAACTAGAAGTTCCTGAAATTGCTGATGGAACAGTTGAGATTAAGGGAATAGCTCGTGAGGCAGGATCAAGAACCAAGATTGCCGTATATTCACACGATGATAATGTTGATCCAGTTGGAGCATGTGTTGGCAACAGAGGTATTAGAGTGCAGAATATTGTCGATGAGCTCTTCGGTGAGAAAATTGACATCATTGTATGGGACGAGGATCCTGCTGTTCTAATCAGCAATGTACTGAAACCGGCTGAGGTTGAAGGTGTATATATAAACTATGTTAGCGAAAAGGAAAAGATGGCAACAGCAGTGGTCCCAGAGCAGCAGCTTTCTCTTGCAATCGGCAGGGAAGGACAGAATGTAAGGCTCGCAGCCAGAGTAAGTGGTTGGAAGATTGATATCAAGAGCAAGTCACAGCTAGAGGACAGCGGCTTTGATTTTGATGAGTACGAAGACCAGGATGAACCTAGAGTAGAAGTGCTTATAGATGAAGGTGTGCCTGCAGAGGCGCTGCTTGAGCAGGAAGATAATGAAGTAGATAATGAAATAGAAGAGGAAGCATAA